Proteins from one Garra rufa unplaced genomic scaffold, GarRuf1.0 hap1_unplaced_106, whole genome shotgun sequence genomic window:
- the LOC141316573 gene encoding uncharacterized protein, which yields MKVLVVFALAVFTGCQANLFYADEPKPQLEQLTDAFWSYVAKATQTAEDTVKMIRSSQLGQEVNTRLTQSADMASEYAVTLKKQMDPLTEELMTKITKEAEVLRERLGQDLTTVRDKLEPYADNLKTQIQQRVEELRTAMAPYADSLDSETLKATLLQKSEELRGNLEQSVKELQAQLEPYTADIKEKVDQRLQEFQKTVTPLTEDLQAQIRERAQMVQQSLTPYAEDLKEKLDPYAQDLQAQLTSLYESFIKRN from the exons ATGAAGGTTCTTGTGGTGTTCGCACTTGCTGTATTCACAG GTTGCCAGGCCAACCTATTCTATGCTGATGAGCCCAAGCCACAGCTGGAGCAGCTGACAGATGCTTTCTGGAGCTATGTTGCAAAGGCAACACAAACCGCAGAGGATACCGTCAAGATGATCAGGTCTTCCCAACTGGGACAGGAAGTCAA CACTAGACTGACCCAGAGTGCCGATATGGCCAGCGAATATGCCGTCACCCTCAAGAAACAGATGGATCCTCTGACTGAAGAGCTGATGACCAAAATCACCAAGGAGGCTGAAGTGCTGAGGGAGCGTCTGGGCCAGGACTTGACCACCGTGAGAGACAAACTGGAGCCCTATGCTGATAACCTCAAGACCCAGATCCAGCAGAGAGTGGAGGAGCTCAGGACGGCCATGGCTCCATACGCTGACTCCCTGGATTCTGAGACCCTGAAGGCCACTCTGCTCCAGAAGAGCGAGGAGCTGAGAGGAAACCTGGAGCAGAGCGTGAAGGAGCTGCAGGCTCAGCTGGAGCCCTACACTGCTGACATCAAGGAGAAAGTGGACCAGCGTCTGCAGGAGTTCCAGAAGACCGTGACCCCCCTGACTGAGGATCTTCAGGCCCAGATTAGAGAGAGAGCCCAGATGGTTCAGCAGAGTCTCACACCCTACGCTGAAGACCTGAAGGAAAAACTTGACCCCTACGCACAGGACCTGCAGGCCCAGCTCACCTCTCTGTACGAGTCCTTCATCAAGAGAAATTAG